The Polypterus senegalus isolate Bchr_013 chromosome 9, ASM1683550v1, whole genome shotgun sequence genome includes a window with the following:
- the LOC120535960 gene encoding rho guanine nucleotide exchange factor 12-like isoform X5: protein MSGTQSTITDRFPIRKPTRHGSILSKDPPPDKKYKSDKATVVTQEFDPTADSVPRKSKSFSDTSRPESYGLVQRCVIIQRDENGFGLTVSGDNPVFVQSVKEDGAAMRAGVQTGDRIIKVNGTLVTHSNHVEVVKLIKSGSYVALTVLGRPPGLPQIPLSESEGDPGALGQNVTSPHSPGTTASDRTSSTSGTSDLITAPVLVCEENNIVYNQKVDILQKMLSKEVQDLQAMKEAYSRSPNPKLMKEIQEAKKHIPELQKQLIKVTGMPQDSIQGLRIPSESLQISEVDESTDVDQTLSPHMDNSGLGDVTSYNLYALSENLDQREAPFQSPKAVFKEGVNFFDTTEADDALDLDAHSQSHVSSPSRLASQIIGVEDDDFDAEQEQINGQCSCFQSVELLKTRPAHLAAFLHHVISQFDPAPLLCYLHADLYKQTSSKETRRVFMEFNSTFLDRAANLKVNVPESISADLEKKRPELIPEDVHRQYIQVMQDTLLADVQKNLEDFRQKRNMGLTLAESELTKLDSERIRDRATPEKERSCAEHILAKIEEVLLTSQPAEEEKCTAIQFVIFTYMKHLGVKMKEPRSLEQKRGRMGFLPKIKKSIKNEKEGDEKIKKRFPSILPQPRRSSRHDHNAITRAMETHKQRPVKQVSQQAINISSDHSDTNRIRPSLSSDSSETTLTPSVTTSPTPYTSAGPLDSTSHDGDLAVPPLSAVTKQSDVIFSVDITDSAPRTPNNIFEFPNSPLDNLQDDERDIDRIYDQGTPKAVRRTESQSYSEGQSEDDQYNDFDLEQDPPNWQQLVSRDILAGLTPHEIKRQEVINELFYTERAHIRMLRVLDQVFYQKLSREAILPPADLKHIFSNLDEILQLHASILEQMAAIRKKHETSVIDQIGDDLLSWFSGSEEEKIRTAVSTFCSNQPFSLELIKTRQKKDSRFLTFMQEAESNPLCKRLQLKDIIPTEMQRLTKYPLLLENIAKYTEDTEEKEKVKRAGECCRQILNYVNQAVKESENKQRLEDYQRRLDLSSLKQSEYPMISEFRNLDLTKRKMIHEGHLTWKVNKDKPIELYTLLLEDILVLLQKQDDRLILKCHSKNLAGTAETKHVFSPVIKLNSVLVRPVATDNKAFFVISMSDNGAQIYELVAQTVSEQKMWQYLITQRAESIKTKPLNVIALPPQAPPINDSDPGEEEEVSGVHHKLSKDSDGLSAASGQPSEKDSEESSPVSLQVTSPGATTPFGHVKSEGQGEGDEDEDTELDEQLSRQTISIDEEELSCLHSASRAETALKNLAALKLVLLRYMSIMDESGDEEGCKSGLSRSWSSAGSHSTQSHSQRGSMDSSMAPPTPESQIHDIRLLRGSSASEPCSPRGQGSVAETTQSDRVKSPGREVTSGDTVASEETAEQFFDASEGYGNCLILEGFGAVGESSTDDDLLVEVTDQDPEIDLSKLLSTSASRRGLSVAPINAIPPEFSEQVNMYIRQLQTDLKHLKVVESRYNLLCQRLAGSASDTEENKDKS from the exons CTGATAGCGTCCCCAGGAAGAGCAAGTCTTTTTCGGACACCAGTAGACCCGAGTCTTATG GTCTTGTTCAGCGCTGCGTAATTATCCAGCGGGATGAGAATGGCTTTGGGCTGACGGTTAGCGGTGACAATCCCGTCTTTGTGCAATCTGTCAAAGAAG atggAGCAGCAATGCGGGCTGGGGTACAAACTGGTGATCGCATTATCAAG gtcAATGGCACCTTAGTGACACATTCAAACCATGTGGAGGTGGTGAAGCTGATCAAAT CGGGCTCCTATGTAGCACTGACAGTTCTGGGACGGCCACCAGGTTTACCCCAGATCCCGTTATCTGAATCTGAGGGAGACCCGGGGGCACTTGGACAAAATGTGACCTCACCCCACTCGCCTGGTACAACTGCCAGTGACCGAACGTCTAGCACCTCTGGTACCTCTGACCTCATCACTGCCCCAGTGCTAGTATGT gaGGAAAACAACATTGTTTATAACCAGAAAGTGGACATCCTACAAAAGATGCTTTCAAAAGAGGTGCAGGACCTCCAG GCAATGAAGGAGGCGTACAGTCGAAGCCCCAACCCGAAGCTAATGAAGGAGATCCAAGAAGCTAAGAAGCACATTCCAGAACTGCAGAAGCAGCTGATAAAGGTTACTGGCATGCCACAG GACAGCATTCAAGGCTTACGCATACCCTCTGAATCTCTGCAGATCAGTGAAGTAGATGAAAGCACAGATGTGGACCAGACTTTGTCCCCTCACATGGACAACAGTGGACTGGGTGAT GTAACCTCATACAATCTGTATGCACTCTCGGAAAACCTCGACCAAAGAGAGGCTCCTTTTCAGAGTCCTAAGGCAGTATTCAAGGAGGGGGTGAACTTTTTTGATACAACAGAGGCTGATGATGCACTTGACCTG GATGCACATTCCCAATCTCATGTTAGCAGTCCGTCACGCTTGGCATCACAGATAATTGGGGTAGAAGATGATGACTTTGACGCTGAGCAAGAACAG ATTAATGGTCAGTGCAGCTGTTTCCAGAGTGTTGAGCTACTCAAGACTCGACCTGCACACCTAGCTGCCTTCCTCCATCATGTAATATCCCAATTTGACCCGGCACCACTG CTCTGCTACCTCCATGCCGATCTGTACAAGCAAACCAGTTCCAAAGAGACCCGGCGTGTCTTCATGGAGTTCAATTCAACCTTCCTGGACAGAGCCGCA AACTTGAAGGTGAATGTCCCTGAATCCATCTCTGCTGACCTTG AAAAGAAACGGCCAGAGCTAATCCCTGAGGACGTACACAGGCAATATATCCAAGTGATGCAGGACACACTATTGGCTGATGTCCAGAAGAACCTAGAGGATTTTAG GCAGAAGCGCAATATGGGGCTGACGTTAGCTGAGAGTGAACTAACCAAGCTTGACTCTGAAAGGATACGGGATCGGGCAACACCAGAGAAAGAACGTTCCTGTGCAGAGCATATACTTGCGAAAATAGAGGAAgttct gTTGACTTCCCAGCCAGCAGAAGAAGAGAAATG CACTGCCATTCAGTttgttatatttacatatatgaaGCACTTGGGAGTTAAAATGAAGGAGCCCCGCAGCCTGGAGCAGAAACGTGGACGAATGGGCTTCCTACCGAAGATAAAG AAGAGCATCAAGAATGAAAAAGAAGGTGATGAGAAGATAAAAAAGAGGTTTCCGAGCATTTTGCCACAGCCTCGCCGGTCTAGTCGTCATGACCATAATGCAA TAACTCGTGCCATGGAGACCCACAAGCAGCGGCCAGTGAAGCAGGTGTCTCAGCAAGCCATCAACATCTCTTCTGACCACTCGGACACCAACCGGATCCGACCAAGTCTGTCAAGCGACAGCTCTGAGACAACACTCACCCCTTCTGTGACAACGTCTCCCACACCATATACTTCTGCTGGCCCTTTAGACTCCACCAGCCATGATGGTGATCTTG CTGTACCTCCCCTGTCTGCTGTCACAAAGCAGAGTGACGTGATTTTTTCTGTGGATATAACTGATTCAGCACCTCGCACACCCAATAATATATTTGAGTTCCCTAATTCTCCTCTGGACAACTTGCAGGACGATGAGAGGGACATTGATCG AATCTATGACCAAGGAACTCCTAAGGCAGTCAGAAG GACAGAGTCTCAGAGCTATAGTGAAGGTCAAAGTGAAGATGACCAGTACAACGATTTTGACCTAGAGCAGGACCCACCTAACTGGCAGCAACTGGTGAGTCGGGACATTTTGGCAGGCCTGACTCCACATGAGATCAAGAGACAGGAAGTCATTAATG AACTGTTCTACACTGAGCGTGCCCACATCAGAATGCTGCGAGTACTGGACCAGGTCTTCTATCAGAAGCTGAGTCGGGAGGCTATCCTGCCTCCAGCTGACCTCAAACATATCTTCTCCAACCTTGATGAAATTCTGCAGCTCCATG CTTCCATACTGGAACAAATGGCTGCAATTCGGAAGAAGCATGAAACATCTGTAATTGACCAGATAGGAGATGATCTGCTGTCCTGG TTTAGCGGTTCCGAAGAGGAAAAGATCAGGACAGCTGTCAGCACATTTTGTAGCAATCAGCCATTTTCATTAGAGCTTATTAAGACACGGCAAAAGAAGGATTCAAGATTCCTAACCTTCATGCAG GAAGCAGAGAGTAACCCTCTGTGCAAGCGACTTCAGCTGAAGGACATCATTCCTACTGAAATGCAGAGGCTCACTAAGTATCCACTCCTCTTGGAAAATATTGCTAAGTACACAG AGGACactgaagagaaagagaaggtgaAAAGAGCTGGGGAATGTTGTCGGCAAATTCTCAACTATGTCAATCAGGCTGTGAAGGAGTCCGAGAATAAGCAG CGGCTAGAAGATTACCAGAGGAGACTGGACTTGTCCTCGCTGAAGCAGAGCGAGTATCCAATGATCTCAGAGTTCAGA AATTTAGACTTGACCAAGAGGAAGATGATTCATGAAGGGCACCTGACTTGGAAAGTAAACAAGGACAAGCCAATCG AACTCTACACTCTACTTTTGGAAGACATCCTAGTTCTTCTGCAGAAGCAGGATGACCGACTTATTCTGAAATGTCACAGTAAGAACTTGGCAGGTACAGCAGAGACCAAGCATGTGTTCAGTCCTGTCATCAAGCTCAATTCTGTGCTGGTTCGACCGGTTGCCACAG ATAACAAGGCTTTCTTTGTAATCTCTATGTCTGACAATGGTGCACAGATCTATGAGCTAGTGGCCCAGACGGTTTCAGAGCAGAAAAt GTGGCAGTATTTGATCACACAGAGAGCTGAATCTATCAAGACCAAACCACTTAATGTAATTGCTCTGCCTCCCCAGGCCCCACCCATTAATGA CAGTGATCCTGGAGAAGAGGAGGAGGTAAGCGGGGTGCACCACAAGCTCAGCAAGGACTCTGATGGGCTTTCAGCAGCCAGCGGTCAGCCCTCAG aaaaggacTCTGAGGAGTCCTCACCAGTGAGTCTGCAGGTGACATCCCCCGGTGCCACCACCCCTTTTGGCCATGTCAAATCAGAGGGACAAGGTGAAggagatgaagatgaagataCAGAGCTTGATGAGCAGCTTTCCAGACAGACCATAAGCATAGATGAAGAGGAGCTGAGCTGTCTACATTCTGCCAGCAGAGCAGAAACGGCTCTAAAGAATT tGGCTGCATTGAAGCTAGTCTTGCTCAGGTACATGTCCATCATGGACGAATCTGGAGATGAGGAAGGCTGTAAGAGTGGGCTGTCTCGTAGCTGGTCATCGGCAGGAAGCCACAGCACACAATCTCACTCTCAGCGGGGTTCAATGGATAGCAGCATGGCCCCTCCTACCCCTGAGAGCCAGATTCATGACATCCGGCTTCTGCGGGGCTCCTCTGCAAGTGAGCCATGCAGCCCACGGGGCCAGGGGTCAGTAGCTGAGACGACACAGAGTGACAGGGTGAAGTCCCCTGGCAGGGAGGTCACCTCAGGAGATACGGTGGCCAGTGAAGAAAcagcagagcaattttttgatgCTTCAGAAGGATATG GAAACTGCCTGATCCTAGAGGGCTTTGGTGCTGTTGGGGAGAGCAGTACAGATGATGATTTGCTCGTAGAGGTCACAGACCAGGATCCAGAAATCGACCTGAGCAAGCTACTCTCTACATCTGCCTCAAGACGTGGCCTCTCAGTTGCTCCTATCAATGCCATTCCTCCCGAGTTCAGTGAGCAGGTCAACATGTACATCAGGCAGCTGCAGACTGACCTGAAACATTTAAAG GTGGTTGAATCGCGATATAATCTCTTATGCCAAAGGCTGGCTGGATCAGCTTCTGACACTGAAGAAAACAAAG
- the LOC120535960 gene encoding rho guanine nucleotide exchange factor 12-like isoform X2, whose product MSGTQSTITDRFPIRKPTRHGSILSKDPPPDKKYKSDKATVVTQEFDPTADSVPRKSKSFSDTSRPESYGLVQRCVIIQRDENGFGLTVSGDNPVFVQSVKEDGAAMRAGVQTGDRIIKVNGTLVTHSNHVEVVKLIKSGSYVALTVLGRPPGLPQIPLSESEGDPGALGQNVTSPHSPGTTASDRTSSTSGTSDLITAPVLVCEENNIVYNQKVDILQKMLSKEVQDLQAMKEAYSRSPNPKLMKEIQEAKKHIPELQKQLIKVTGMPQDSIQGLRIPSESLQISEVDESTDVDQTLSPHMDNSGLGDVTSYNLYALSENLDQREAPFQSPKAVFKEGVNFFDTTEADDALDLDAHSQSHVSSPSRLASQIIGVEDDDFDAEQEQINGQCSCFQSVELLKTRPAHLAAFLHHVISQFDPAPLLCYLHADLYKQTSSKETRRVFMEFNSTFLDRAANLKVNVPESISADLEKKRPELIPEDVHRQYIQVMQDTLLADVQKNLEDFRQKRNMGLTLAESELTKLDSERIRDRATPEKERSCAEHILAKIEEVLLTSQPAEEEKCTAIQFVIFTYMKHLGVKMKEPRSLEQKRGRMGFLPKIKQKSIKNEKEGDEKIKKRFPSILPQPRRSSRHDHNAITRAMETHKQRPVKQVSQQAINISSDHSDTNRIRPSLSSDSSETTLTPSVTTSPTPYTSAGPLDSTSHDGDLAVPPLSAVTKQSDVIFSVDITDSAPRTPNNIFEFPNSPLDNLQDDERDIDRIYDQGTPKAVRRTESQSYSEGQSEDDQYNDFDLEQDPPNWQQLVSRDILAGLTPHEIKRQEVINELFYTERAHIRMLRVLDQVFYQKLSREAILPPADLKHIFSNLDEILQLHASILEQMAAIRKKHETSVIDQIGDDLLSWFSGSEEEKIRTAVSTFCSNQPFSLELIKTRQKKDSRFLTFMQEAESNPLCKRLQLKDIIPTEMQRLTKYPLLLENIAKYTEDTEEKEKVKRAGECCRQILNYVNQAVKESENKQRLEDYQRRLDLSSLKQSEYPMISEFRNLDLTKRKMIHEGHLTWKVNKDKPIELYTLLLEDILVLLQKQDDRLILKCHSKNLAGTAETKHVFSPVIKLNSVLVRPVATDNKAFFVISMSDNGAQIYELVAQTVSEQKMWQYLITQRAESIKTKPLNVIALPPQAPPINDSDPGEEEEVSGVHHKLSKDSDGLSAASGQPSEKDSEESSPVSLQVTSPGATTPFGHVKSEGQGEGDEDEDTELDEQLSRQTISIDEEELSCLHSASRAETALKNLAALKLVLLRYMSIMDESGDEEGCKSGLSRSWSSAGSHSTQSHSQRGSMDSSMAPPTPESQIHDIRLLRGSSASEPCSPRGQGSVAETTQSDRVKSPGREVTSGDTVASEETAEQFFDASEGYGNCLILEGFGAVGESSTDDDLLVEVTDQDPEIDLSKLLSTSASRRGLSVAPINAIPPEFSEQVNMYIRQLQTDLKHLKVVESRYNLLCQRLAGSASDTEENKDKS is encoded by the exons CTGATAGCGTCCCCAGGAAGAGCAAGTCTTTTTCGGACACCAGTAGACCCGAGTCTTATG GTCTTGTTCAGCGCTGCGTAATTATCCAGCGGGATGAGAATGGCTTTGGGCTGACGGTTAGCGGTGACAATCCCGTCTTTGTGCAATCTGTCAAAGAAG atggAGCAGCAATGCGGGCTGGGGTACAAACTGGTGATCGCATTATCAAG gtcAATGGCACCTTAGTGACACATTCAAACCATGTGGAGGTGGTGAAGCTGATCAAAT CGGGCTCCTATGTAGCACTGACAGTTCTGGGACGGCCACCAGGTTTACCCCAGATCCCGTTATCTGAATCTGAGGGAGACCCGGGGGCACTTGGACAAAATGTGACCTCACCCCACTCGCCTGGTACAACTGCCAGTGACCGAACGTCTAGCACCTCTGGTACCTCTGACCTCATCACTGCCCCAGTGCTAGTATGT gaGGAAAACAACATTGTTTATAACCAGAAAGTGGACATCCTACAAAAGATGCTTTCAAAAGAGGTGCAGGACCTCCAG GCAATGAAGGAGGCGTACAGTCGAAGCCCCAACCCGAAGCTAATGAAGGAGATCCAAGAAGCTAAGAAGCACATTCCAGAACTGCAGAAGCAGCTGATAAAGGTTACTGGCATGCCACAG GACAGCATTCAAGGCTTACGCATACCCTCTGAATCTCTGCAGATCAGTGAAGTAGATGAAAGCACAGATGTGGACCAGACTTTGTCCCCTCACATGGACAACAGTGGACTGGGTGAT GTAACCTCATACAATCTGTATGCACTCTCGGAAAACCTCGACCAAAGAGAGGCTCCTTTTCAGAGTCCTAAGGCAGTATTCAAGGAGGGGGTGAACTTTTTTGATACAACAGAGGCTGATGATGCACTTGACCTG GATGCACATTCCCAATCTCATGTTAGCAGTCCGTCACGCTTGGCATCACAGATAATTGGGGTAGAAGATGATGACTTTGACGCTGAGCAAGAACAG ATTAATGGTCAGTGCAGCTGTTTCCAGAGTGTTGAGCTACTCAAGACTCGACCTGCACACCTAGCTGCCTTCCTCCATCATGTAATATCCCAATTTGACCCGGCACCACTG CTCTGCTACCTCCATGCCGATCTGTACAAGCAAACCAGTTCCAAAGAGACCCGGCGTGTCTTCATGGAGTTCAATTCAACCTTCCTGGACAGAGCCGCA AACTTGAAGGTGAATGTCCCTGAATCCATCTCTGCTGACCTTG AAAAGAAACGGCCAGAGCTAATCCCTGAGGACGTACACAGGCAATATATCCAAGTGATGCAGGACACACTATTGGCTGATGTCCAGAAGAACCTAGAGGATTTTAG GCAGAAGCGCAATATGGGGCTGACGTTAGCTGAGAGTGAACTAACCAAGCTTGACTCTGAAAGGATACGGGATCGGGCAACACCAGAGAAAGAACGTTCCTGTGCAGAGCATATACTTGCGAAAATAGAGGAAgttct gTTGACTTCCCAGCCAGCAGAAGAAGAGAAATG CACTGCCATTCAGTttgttatatttacatatatgaaGCACTTGGGAGTTAAAATGAAGGAGCCCCGCAGCCTGGAGCAGAAACGTGGACGAATGGGCTTCCTACCGAAGATAAAG CAGAAGAGCATCAAGAATGAAAAAGAAGGTGATGAGAAGATAAAAAAGAGGTTTCCGAGCATTTTGCCACAGCCTCGCCGGTCTAGTCGTCATGACCATAATGCAA TAACTCGTGCCATGGAGACCCACAAGCAGCGGCCAGTGAAGCAGGTGTCTCAGCAAGCCATCAACATCTCTTCTGACCACTCGGACACCAACCGGATCCGACCAAGTCTGTCAAGCGACAGCTCTGAGACAACACTCACCCCTTCTGTGACAACGTCTCCCACACCATATACTTCTGCTGGCCCTTTAGACTCCACCAGCCATGATGGTGATCTTG CTGTACCTCCCCTGTCTGCTGTCACAAAGCAGAGTGACGTGATTTTTTCTGTGGATATAACTGATTCAGCACCTCGCACACCCAATAATATATTTGAGTTCCCTAATTCTCCTCTGGACAACTTGCAGGACGATGAGAGGGACATTGATCG AATCTATGACCAAGGAACTCCTAAGGCAGTCAGAAG GACAGAGTCTCAGAGCTATAGTGAAGGTCAAAGTGAAGATGACCAGTACAACGATTTTGACCTAGAGCAGGACCCACCTAACTGGCAGCAACTGGTGAGTCGGGACATTTTGGCAGGCCTGACTCCACATGAGATCAAGAGACAGGAAGTCATTAATG AACTGTTCTACACTGAGCGTGCCCACATCAGAATGCTGCGAGTACTGGACCAGGTCTTCTATCAGAAGCTGAGTCGGGAGGCTATCCTGCCTCCAGCTGACCTCAAACATATCTTCTCCAACCTTGATGAAATTCTGCAGCTCCATG CTTCCATACTGGAACAAATGGCTGCAATTCGGAAGAAGCATGAAACATCTGTAATTGACCAGATAGGAGATGATCTGCTGTCCTGG TTTAGCGGTTCCGAAGAGGAAAAGATCAGGACAGCTGTCAGCACATTTTGTAGCAATCAGCCATTTTCATTAGAGCTTATTAAGACACGGCAAAAGAAGGATTCAAGATTCCTAACCTTCATGCAG GAAGCAGAGAGTAACCCTCTGTGCAAGCGACTTCAGCTGAAGGACATCATTCCTACTGAAATGCAGAGGCTCACTAAGTATCCACTCCTCTTGGAAAATATTGCTAAGTACACAG AGGACactgaagagaaagagaaggtgaAAAGAGCTGGGGAATGTTGTCGGCAAATTCTCAACTATGTCAATCAGGCTGTGAAGGAGTCCGAGAATAAGCAG CGGCTAGAAGATTACCAGAGGAGACTGGACTTGTCCTCGCTGAAGCAGAGCGAGTATCCAATGATCTCAGAGTTCAGA AATTTAGACTTGACCAAGAGGAAGATGATTCATGAAGGGCACCTGACTTGGAAAGTAAACAAGGACAAGCCAATCG AACTCTACACTCTACTTTTGGAAGACATCCTAGTTCTTCTGCAGAAGCAGGATGACCGACTTATTCTGAAATGTCACAGTAAGAACTTGGCAGGTACAGCAGAGACCAAGCATGTGTTCAGTCCTGTCATCAAGCTCAATTCTGTGCTGGTTCGACCGGTTGCCACAG ATAACAAGGCTTTCTTTGTAATCTCTATGTCTGACAATGGTGCACAGATCTATGAGCTAGTGGCCCAGACGGTTTCAGAGCAGAAAAt GTGGCAGTATTTGATCACACAGAGAGCTGAATCTATCAAGACCAAACCACTTAATGTAATTGCTCTGCCTCCCCAGGCCCCACCCATTAATGA CAGTGATCCTGGAGAAGAGGAGGAGGTAAGCGGGGTGCACCACAAGCTCAGCAAGGACTCTGATGGGCTTTCAGCAGCCAGCGGTCAGCCCTCAG aaaaggacTCTGAGGAGTCCTCACCAGTGAGTCTGCAGGTGACATCCCCCGGTGCCACCACCCCTTTTGGCCATGTCAAATCAGAGGGACAAGGTGAAggagatgaagatgaagataCAGAGCTTGATGAGCAGCTTTCCAGACAGACCATAAGCATAGATGAAGAGGAGCTGAGCTGTCTACATTCTGCCAGCAGAGCAGAAACGGCTCTAAAGAATT tGGCTGCATTGAAGCTAGTCTTGCTCAGGTACATGTCCATCATGGACGAATCTGGAGATGAGGAAGGCTGTAAGAGTGGGCTGTCTCGTAGCTGGTCATCGGCAGGAAGCCACAGCACACAATCTCACTCTCAGCGGGGTTCAATGGATAGCAGCATGGCCCCTCCTACCCCTGAGAGCCAGATTCATGACATCCGGCTTCTGCGGGGCTCCTCTGCAAGTGAGCCATGCAGCCCACGGGGCCAGGGGTCAGTAGCTGAGACGACACAGAGTGACAGGGTGAAGTCCCCTGGCAGGGAGGTCACCTCAGGAGATACGGTGGCCAGTGAAGAAAcagcagagcaattttttgatgCTTCAGAAGGATATG GAAACTGCCTGATCCTAGAGGGCTTTGGTGCTGTTGGGGAGAGCAGTACAGATGATGATTTGCTCGTAGAGGTCACAGACCAGGATCCAGAAATCGACCTGAGCAAGCTACTCTCTACATCTGCCTCAAGACGTGGCCTCTCAGTTGCTCCTATCAATGCCATTCCTCCCGAGTTCAGTGAGCAGGTCAACATGTACATCAGGCAGCTGCAGACTGACCTGAAACATTTAAAG GTGGTTGAATCGCGATATAATCTCTTATGCCAAAGGCTGGCTGGATCAGCTTCTGACACTGAAGAAAACAAAG